The Streptomyces sp. NBC_00435 nucleotide sequence GAGCTGGAGCTCCAGCGGATGAAGGCCGAGCTGGCGGGCGGTCCCTCCGCCCAGCAGCAGGCCATCGAGGGCGGCGCCCCGGGCGCCGGCCAGCAGTCGCAGACCCAGCACCGGTTCGACAAGCAGTAGGACGGGGCCCGGCATGATTGTCCGCATCATGGGGGAAGGTCAGGTGAAGCTGGCGGACAGCCACTTCACCGAGCTCAACAAGCTGGACGACGTGCTGCTCGCGGAGATGGAGAGCGGTGACGAGGAGGGCTTCCGGCGCACGCTGGGCGAACTGCTCGACGCCGTGCGCCGCCTCGGCGAGCCGCTGCCCGACGACGCGCTGGAGCCGTCCGAGCTGATCCTGCCCGCGCCCGACGCCTCGCTGGACGAGGTCCGGGAGATGCTCAGCGACGACGGCCTGATCCCGGGCTGAGTCGAGGCAACAGGACACGGGCCACCGGCCGCAGGACGTACGAGAAGGGCCCGCCCCACCCGGGGCGGGCCCTTCTGCCGCGTCAGCGCATCTCGGTGTCGGAAGCCCGCTCGGGGTCCGGGGTCCCGCCGATGAAGTTCTCGAACTTGCGGCGCGGCGCCGCCCACCGGCGGTCGTGGTGGAAGGCGCGGAGTCCGGCCTTTGCACGGGCCTTCGGCCGGTTCGCGTAGAACTTCTTGGCGTACGGGGAGCCGGGCCGGGCCAGCCGGATCGCGCCGATCAGCGCGACGAAGGGGATGACCGTGCCGAAGAACGCGGTGCGCGGTTTGCCCTTCCACAGGGCGATCAGGGCCAGGAAGAAGTTGGTCGCCGTGTTCATGACCACGAGACCGCGGCTGTGCCGCTCCTCCGCGCTGAGGTCGTTGACCCCGAACGGCAGGAAACCGCCCAGCACCAGCGCGACGATCGCCGCCGTCAGGACCACGATCTCCACGCTCTTGCGACCCTGCTCGCTCCAGTAGACGTCGTCCAGGTGCAGGATCAGCGCGAACTCGTCCAGCACCAGTCCCGCGCCCAGCCCGAAGATCACGGCCGACAGTCCCGCCCCGAAACTGTGCCGGCTGCTGCCGATCGCACCGAAGCCACCGATGATCACGAGGATCACGCCCGGTACGACGTGGTGGATGTGCAGCCCTCCGGGGGTGACGTTCTTGAAGGGGCCGCGTCCCGCCCGGATCGTCCGGGTGATCACGCGCGTGACCAGGAAGGACAGCACGAAGGAGACCAGGGCGAGGAGCAGCGGGAGCTTC carries:
- the pspAA gene encoding PspA-associated protein PspAA; this encodes MIVRIMGEGQVKLADSHFTELNKLDDVLLAEMESGDEEGFRRTLGELLDAVRRLGEPLPDDALEPSELILPAPDASLDEVREMLSDDGLIPG